From Dehalococcoidia bacterium, a single genomic window includes:
- a CDS encoding TldD/PmbA family protein — protein MSTDGHLRDLLTEALRQHGADYVEVRLEQTDSSHLLFRSRELEEVGRNQGLMGCVRAAVAGGWGFVSFQDLHSLKEKVATAVTYARMVGRERTMLAPVPPAQAVVPPRIVKDPRPIPLAEKKRLLDDYNTVLWSVPGVQSSTIAYVDTWRKVVFANSEGSYIQQERIDITLRITAVARNGGDVQQVGISVGSLGDFSIVERLEKEVRAIAQKAVGMLSAPPITPGRYTVLLDPILAGVFIHEAFGHLSEADHVYEDPRLQQIMVLGRRFGSPILNVVDGAAIPGLRGSYAYDDEGVPAQKTYLIREGVLVGRLHSRETAARMGEQPTGNARAVSAAFPPIVRMTNTLIEPGPHRLDDLLADIKDGIYCKNWYGGMTSMEQFTFSAGEAYRIRNGRVEELLRPVMLTGNLFTTLHHIDGIANDLEMNEGGGCGKGGQFPLPVSNGSPHIRIRDVLVVGR, from the coding sequence ATGAGCACCGACGGCCATCTACGCGATCTCCTCACCGAGGCCCTGCGCCAGCACGGGGCCGATTATGTAGAGGTGCGCCTGGAGCAGACCGACTCCTCCCACCTCCTCTTCCGCAGTCGGGAGTTGGAGGAGGTTGGCCGCAACCAAGGCCTGATGGGGTGCGTGCGGGCTGCGGTGGCGGGGGGGTGGGGCTTTGTCTCCTTCCAAGACCTGCACAGCCTCAAAGAGAAGGTAGCCACCGCCGTTACCTACGCCCGCATGGTGGGGCGGGAGCGCACCATGCTTGCCCCGGTGCCCCCCGCCCAAGCGGTTGTGCCCCCCCGCATTGTCAAAGACCCGCGCCCTATCCCCCTTGCCGAGAAGAAGCGCCTCCTGGACGACTACAACACAGTGCTGTGGAGCGTCCCGGGCGTCCAGAGTTCCACCATCGCCTATGTGGACACCTGGCGCAAGGTAGTGTTCGCCAATAGCGAGGGCTCCTACATCCAGCAGGAGCGCATAGACATCACCCTGCGCATCACGGCGGTGGCTCGCAACGGGGGGGACGTGCAACAGGTGGGCATCAGCGTCGGCTCCTTGGGGGATTTCTCCATCGTGGAACGCCTGGAGAAGGAGGTGCGCGCCATCGCCCAGAAGGCCGTGGGCATGCTCTCTGCCCCCCCGATTACCCCCGGCCGTTACACCGTCCTCCTGGACCCCATTTTGGCGGGCGTGTTCATCCACGAGGCCTTCGGCCACCTCTCCGAGGCCGACCATGTCTACGAAGACCCCCGCCTCCAGCAGATTATGGTTCTGGGGCGGCGGTTCGGCTCCCCCATCCTGAATGTGGTGGACGGAGCAGCCATCCCCGGCCTGCGGGGCAGTTACGCCTACGACGACGAAGGTGTCCCCGCCCAGAAGACCTACCTTATCCGCGAGGGGGTATTGGTGGGGCGGCTGCACTCCCGGGAGACAGCCGCCCGCATGGGGGAACAGCCCACCGGCAACGCCCGGGCCGTCAGCGCCGCCTTCCCCCCCATCGTGCGTATGACCAATACCCTCATTGAACCTGGCCCCCACCGCCTGGACGACCTGCTGGCCGATATCAAGGACGGCATCTACTGTAAGAACTGGTATGGGGGCATGACCAGCATGGAGCAGTTCACCTTCTCGGCGGGTGAGGCCTACCGCATCCGCAACGGGCGGGTGGAGGAACTCCTGCGCCCCGTCATGCTCACGGGCAACCTGTTCACCACTCTGCACCACATCGATGGCATCGCCAACGACCTGGAGATGAACGAGGGGGGCGGGTGCGGCAAGGGGGGGCAGTTCCCCCTCCCCGTCTCCAACGGCAGTCCCCACATCCGCATCCGTGATGTCTTGGTGGTGGGACGATGA
- a CDS encoding HEAT repeat domain-containing protein — protein MTLERYLADISDPSRPLKQTVLASLSGLAPEEMEIIQRVWPTIPLERRRQILQRLADMAEERVEMDFTPLFRLALKDPDPQVRAQAVHGLWECEDRSLITPLLHLLKCDTSSEVRAAVAQRLGTFASMASENKLPSSEGKRILDALVAAFRNAREEVEVRCRALESLAVFPDMIVHDLIRQAYDSAESRLRRSAVYAMGRNGDGQWKAIITRELSSTDPAMRKEAVGACAELGEESLVVHLLPLLQDTDPEVRLTTIHALGAIGGTLAKKTLLTLVKSSDETVREAAQEALERLRAEENPLTYKFRTS, from the coding sequence ATGACGCTGGAACGATACTTGGCGGACATCAGCGATCCCTCGCGCCCCCTCAAACAGACCGTGCTGGCCAGCCTGTCGGGCCTCGCCCCCGAGGAGATGGAGATCATCCAGCGGGTGTGGCCCACCATCCCCCTGGAGCGCCGACGCCAAATCCTCCAGCGCCTTGCCGACATGGCCGAAGAGCGGGTGGAGATGGACTTCACCCCCCTCTTTCGTCTAGCCCTGAAGGACCCCGACCCCCAGGTGCGTGCCCAGGCTGTGCATGGCCTGTGGGAGTGTGAAGACCGCTCCCTGATTACACCCCTGCTGCACCTCCTGAAGTGCGACACCTCCTCCGAGGTGCGCGCAGCGGTCGCCCAGAGGTTGGGTACCTTCGCCAGCATGGCCTCGGAGAATAAACTTCCCTCCAGCGAAGGCAAGCGCATTCTGGACGCCCTGGTCGCCGCTTTCCGCAACGCCCGGGAGGAGGTGGAGGTGCGCTGCCGTGCCCTGGAATCCCTGGCCGTCTTCCCCGACATGATTGTCCACGACCTTATCCGCCAGGCCTACGACAGTGCCGAGTCCCGCCTCCGCCGCAGCGCCGTCTACGCCATGGGACGCAACGGCGACGGCCAATGGAAAGCCATCATCACCAGGGAACTTTCCAGCACCGACCCCGCCATGCGTAAAGAGGCGGTCGGGGCGTGCGCCGAACTGGGGGAGGAAAGCCTGGTGGTGCACCTGCTCCCCCTCCTCCAAGACACCGACCCAGAGGTGCGTCTCACCACCATTCATGCTTTGGGGGCCATCGGCGGCACCCTCGCCAAAAAGACCCTCCTCACCCTTGTGAAGTCGTCCGATGAAACCGTGCGGGAGGCGGCCCAGGAGGCCCTGGAGCGCTTACGGGCCGAGGAGAACCCCCTCACCTACAAGTTCCGCACCTCATAA
- the groL gene encoding chaperonin GroEL (60 kDa chaperone family; promotes refolding of misfolded polypeptides especially under stressful conditions; forms two stacked rings of heptamers to form a barrel-shaped 14mer; ends can be capped by GroES; misfolded proteins enter the barrel where they are refolded when GroES binds), which translates to MPKQLVFAEEARKRLKTGADTLAQAVRVTLGPKGRNVVLDKKFGPPQVCSDGVTIAKEIELKDPFENMGAQLIKEAASKTNDVAGDGTTTSIVLAQAIMHEGFKNIAAGANPMAIKRGIEQAVDAIRNELKRMAKPVEGKEQITQVASLSAHEEEIGKLIAEVMEKVGKDGVITVEESKGIKYEVEYVEGMQFDRGYISPYFITNPERMEAVVEDPYILITDKKISAINDILPALERILQVSKNIVVIAEDVEGEALATLVVNKLRGTINALAVKAPGFGDRRKAMLEDIAILTGGRVISEEAGRKLDSVTVHDLGRARRVVANKDETTIVEGRGKESDIQARIKQIKKQIEETTSDFDREKLQERLAKLAGGVAIIKVGAATEVELKEKKNRVEDALSATRSAVEEGIVPGGGVALVRASKALEPLLKKLEGDERTGVQIVAKALEEPLKVIAENSGAEGAVVLEEVRKATTWDWGYDAEKGEFCRLFDRGIIDPAKVTRSALENAASVAAMILTTESLVTDIPEKKETTPTPPPHMEY; encoded by the coding sequence ATGCCCAAACAGTTGGTATTCGCCGAGGAGGCCCGCAAGCGCCTGAAGACGGGGGCCGACACCCTGGCCCAGGCCGTCCGCGTCACCCTGGGCCCCAAGGGGCGCAATGTGGTGCTGGATAAGAAGTTTGGCCCCCCCCAGGTCTGCTCCGACGGCGTAACGATCGCCAAAGAGATTGAGCTCAAAGACCCCTTCGAGAACATGGGGGCCCAACTCATCAAGGAGGCCGCCAGTAAGACCAACGATGTGGCCGGCGACGGCACCACCACCTCCATCGTCCTGGCCCAGGCCATCATGCACGAGGGCTTCAAGAATATCGCCGCCGGCGCGAACCCCATGGCCATCAAACGGGGCATTGAGCAAGCCGTCGACGCCATCCGCAACGAACTGAAGCGCATGGCCAAGCCCGTGGAGGGCAAGGAGCAAATCACCCAGGTGGCCTCCCTCTCCGCCCACGAGGAGGAGATTGGCAAACTCATCGCCGAAGTGATGGAGAAGGTGGGCAAGGACGGCGTCATCACCGTAGAGGAGTCCAAGGGCATCAAGTATGAGGTGGAGTATGTGGAGGGGATGCAGTTCGATCGCGGCTACATCTCCCCCTACTTCATCACCAACCCCGAGCGCATGGAGGCCGTGGTCGAGGACCCCTACATCCTCATCACCGATAAGAAGATCTCCGCCATCAACGACATCCTCCCCGCACTGGAGCGCATCCTCCAGGTGAGCAAGAACATCGTGGTCATCGCCGAGGATGTGGAGGGCGAGGCCCTAGCCACTTTGGTGGTCAACAAACTGCGGGGCACCATCAACGCCCTGGCGGTGAAGGCCCCCGGCTTCGGTGACCGCCGCAAGGCCATGCTAGAGGACATCGCTATCCTCACCGGCGGGCGGGTCATCTCCGAGGAGGCCGGCCGCAAACTGGACAGCGTCACGGTGCACGACCTCGGGCGTGCCCGCCGGGTGGTGGCCAACAAGGACGAGACCACCATCGTGGAAGGCCGCGGCAAGGAGTCCGACATTCAGGCCCGCATCAAGCAGATCAAGAAGCAGATTGAGGAGACCACCTCCGACTTTGACCGGGAGAAACTGCAGGAGCGCCTGGCCAAACTGGCCGGTGGGGTGGCCATCATCAAGGTGGGGGCCGCCACGGAGGTGGAACTGAAGGAGAAGAAGAACCGCGTGGAGGACGCCCTCTCCGCCACCCGCTCGGCCGTGGAGGAGGGGATCGTCCCCGGTGGGGGTGTCGCCCTCGTGCGCGCCAGCAAAGCCCTGGAGCCCCTCCTCAAGAAACTGGAGGGCGACGAGCGCACCGGCGTGCAAATCGTCGCCAAGGCCCTGGAGGAGCCCCTGAAGGTCATCGCCGAGAACAGCGGGGCCGAAGGGGCTGTGGTGCTGGAGGAGGTCCGCAAGGCCACCACCTGGGACTGGGGCTACGACGCCGAGAAGGGCGAGTTCTGCCGCCTCTTTGATCGGGGCATCATCGACCCCGCCAAGGTCACCCGCTCCGCCCTGGAGAACGCCGCCAGCGTGGCCGCCATGATCCTCACCACCGAGTCCCTGGTTACCGACATCCCCGAGAAGAAGGAGACCACGCCCACCCCACCACCCCACATGGAATACTAA
- a CDS encoding endonuclease III yields MAHRQAVAPSADATARAGEVLRRLQDAYGPVAWQPRMAPLDELVFTILTQHTSDVNAGKAFRQLRERFPRWEDLLEAPLDAIEEAIRVAGLGRQKALRIQEALRGIMGRRGLLELDFLRDMPLEEAKAWLRALPGVGPKTAAIVLCFALGRPAMPVDTHVHRVARRLGLLHPKDNAEKAHALLEGMVAPEQVYPFHVYLITHGRRVCKAQRPRCGECVLRDMCPSRRV; encoded by the coding sequence ATGGCACACCGCCAAGCCGTCGCCCCATCTGCCGACGCCACCGCCCGGGCGGGGGAGGTGCTCCGACGTCTGCAGGATGCCTATGGGCCAGTGGCCTGGCAGCCCCGCATGGCCCCCCTGGACGAGTTGGTCTTTACTATCTTGACCCAGCACACCTCGGATGTCAATGCGGGGAAGGCTTTTCGGCAGTTGCGGGAGCGCTTCCCCCGCTGGGAGGATCTGCTGGAGGCCCCCCTGGACGCCATTGAGGAGGCCATCCGCGTGGCGGGATTGGGACGGCAGAAAGCGCTCCGCATCCAGGAGGCGTTGCGGGGCATTATGGGGCGGCGGGGGCTGTTGGAGTTAGATTTCCTGCGGGACATGCCGTTGGAGGAGGCGAAGGCCTGGCTGAGGGCGTTACCGGGGGTGGGGCCCAAGACCGCCGCCATTGTGCTGTGCTTCGCATTGGGCCGCCCGGCTATGCCGGTGGACACGCATGTGCATCGGGTGGCGCGGCGGTTGGGGCTTCTGCATCCGAAGGATAACGCCGAGAAGGCCCACGCCCTTTTGGAGGGGATGGTGGCCCCGGAGCAGGTGTATCCCTTCCATGTGTACCTGATTACCCACGGGCGGAGGGTGTGCAAGGCCCAGCGCCCCCGCTGTGGGGAGTGTGTGCTGCGGGATATGTGTCCCTCGCGGCGGGTGTAA
- a CDS encoding bifunctional precorrin-2 dehydrogenase/sirohydrochlorin ferrochelatase — MAHQETQEQTRWERGKLPPSPAHIAYFPVFLNLQGRRCVVIGTGEEVERKVRALREAGAQVTVLTPHPTSGLVALAEAGHITLHQRPYQEGDLRGAFLAISATTADYPLSRRIAQEAQREGVLLNVVDTPHLCTWIAPAIVQRGALTIAISTNGLSPALARFIRERLEHLLPEEWGTLLDMVALLRREVRRRGIHPSPQAWQEALHSPETQRLLSAHDWEGLWEHLLTRLTATGTHPLSQEGEKI; from the coding sequence GTGGCACACCAGGAGACACAGGAGCAGACACGATGGGAGCGGGGGAAACTACCCCCCTCTCCAGCCCACATCGCCTACTTCCCCGTGTTCCTGAACCTGCAAGGACGGCGATGTGTGGTCATCGGCACGGGGGAAGAGGTGGAGCGTAAAGTGCGCGCCTTGCGGGAGGCGGGTGCCCAGGTTACGGTGCTCACCCCCCATCCGACCTCGGGACTGGTGGCTCTGGCCGAGGCGGGGCACATCACCCTCCATCAACGCCCCTACCAGGAGGGCGACCTGCGCGGGGCCTTCTTGGCCATCTCTGCCACTACCGCCGACTACCCCCTCTCCCGCCGCATCGCCCAGGAGGCCCAAAGGGAAGGTGTGCTCCTGAATGTGGTGGACACACCCCACCTGTGCACCTGGATCGCCCCCGCCATTGTCCAGCGGGGGGCGTTGACCATCGCCATCTCCACCAACGGCCTCTCCCCGGCGCTGGCGCGCTTCATTCGAGAGCGCCTGGAGCACCTGCTCCCCGAAGAGTGGGGAACTTTGCTGGACATGGTGGCCCTGCTGCGGCGGGAGGTGCGCCGTCGGGGGATACACCCCTCCCCCCAAGCCTGGCAGGAGGCCCTCCACAGTCCGGAGACCCAACGCCTGCTGTCGGCCCACGACTGGGAGGGCCTGTGGGA
- a CDS encoding glutamate dehydrogenase, whose product MAVSVPPPDDASSFEAVCWFFDQAAERLRLESSLRDMLRLPWRELTVQVPVRLDNGQVKVFVGYRVQHNAARGPYKGGVRYHPQADLDEVRALAALMTWKTAVADVPFGGAKGGIACDPSQLSTAELNRLTRRYIQSINHILGVHRDIPGPDLGTNAQVMAWMMDAYGQLHGYTPAIVTGKPVELGGSAGREAAPGRGLVNCMEEWARLTSSNLRGATVLIQGFGQVGSWVARLIGSLGCTVIGVADIQGGVYNPRGLDIPRLLEHARQTGSVVGFPEAEAVDNQTFLELPCDILIPAAIEHVIHEGNASRIKARIIVEAANHPLTPRADIILRERGAIILPDILVNAGGVVVSYFEWTQNIQQFRWDEDQVNLELYKVMTRATRAVVEASRLHGVSLREAAYIIGVSRVARAIQLRGFV is encoded by the coding sequence ATGGCCGTGTCCGTTCCCCCTCCCGATGATGCATCCTCCTTCGAGGCGGTGTGCTGGTTCTTTGACCAGGCGGCCGAACGCCTGCGTCTAGAGAGCAGCCTGCGTGACATGCTGCGCTTGCCCTGGCGGGAACTGACTGTGCAGGTGCCGGTGCGCCTGGACAACGGGCAGGTGAAGGTGTTCGTAGGCTACCGCGTCCAGCACAATGCCGCCCGCGGCCCCTACAAAGGGGGCGTGCGTTATCACCCCCAGGCCGACCTGGACGAGGTGCGCGCTCTGGCCGCTCTGATGACCTGGAAAACGGCCGTGGCCGATGTGCCCTTCGGCGGGGCCAAGGGGGGCATCGCCTGCGACCCCAGTCAGTTGAGTACGGCCGAACTCAATCGTCTCACCCGCCGCTACATTCAGAGCATTAACCACATCCTGGGGGTGCATCGGGACATCCCCGGCCCCGACCTGGGCACCAACGCCCAGGTGATGGCCTGGATGATGGATGCCTACGGCCAACTGCACGGCTATACCCCCGCCATCGTTACGGGCAAGCCGGTGGAACTGGGTGGCTCCGCCGGGCGGGAGGCCGCCCCCGGGCGGGGGTTAGTCAACTGCATGGAGGAGTGGGCCCGCCTCACCTCCTCCAATCTGCGAGGGGCCACGGTGCTTATCCAGGGCTTTGGGCAAGTCGGCTCGTGGGTGGCCCGCCTCATCGGCTCCTTAGGATGCACCGTGATAGGAGTGGCCGATATACAGGGGGGCGTCTATAACCCCCGCGGCTTAGACATCCCCCGTCTCCTGGAGCACGCCCGCCAAACGGGATCGGTCGTGGGCTTCCCCGAGGCCGAGGCGGTGGATAACCAGACCTTCCTGGAACTCCCCTGCGACATCCTGATTCCTGCCGCCATTGAGCATGTGATTCACGAGGGCAACGCCTCCCGCATTAAGGCCCGCATCATCGTGGAGGCAGCCAACCACCCCCTTACCCCCCGAGCCGATATTATCCTGCGGGAGAGGGGAGCCATCATCCTTCCCGACATCCTGGTGAATGCCGGGGGCGTGGTGGTCTCCTACTTTGAGTGGACGCAGAACATCCAGCAGTTCCGCTGGGACGAGGATCAGGTCAACCTGGAACTGTATAAGGTGATGACCCGCGCCACGCGTGCCGTTGTGGAGGCGTCGCGCCTTCACGGTGTCTCTCTGCGGGAGGCGGCCTATATCATCGGGGTGAGCCGTGTGGCGCGGGCTATCCAGTTGCGGGGCTTTGTATAA
- a CDS encoding TldD/PmbA family protein produces MSILEDILQRAQRVADQAEVFAVASHDTPVHFEANRLKSVQERQTWAVGLRILKGGRIGLASTNRQDDPQGLVERALETLALGPEATFTLPGPQTYPEVPLYDPAVESLPPRSLVDLGQEAIEALYARWPQVLWECRVGKTVSTVTILNSHGLHATCTRTTTSLVLEGSWIQDGDMVFVWESQVSCRPIPHSREVVASLDAQLQGAQRLVPAPQGGVPVVFTPKAVGNLLMMPLLTGLNGRTLVRKASPLEGKVGQPIADARFTLVDDPTLPYAPGSRPFDDEGLPSQPLPLIERGVLKGFLFDLQTASLARTKSTASASRSVGTLPAPGASVVVIAEGDTPLADALGSIPEGLMVEGVLGAGQGNVLAGDFSANVLLGFRLEKGEVVGRVKNTMVSGNVYHAFQRLIAVSRERRWVGGGLLTPTLVCAGVTVAAKQ; encoded by the coding sequence ATGAGCATCCTGGAAGACATCCTCCAGCGCGCCCAGCGGGTGGCCGACCAGGCCGAGGTGTTCGCCGTGGCCAGCCACGATACCCCCGTGCACTTTGAGGCCAACCGCCTGAAGAGCGTGCAAGAACGCCAGACCTGGGCAGTGGGCTTGCGCATCCTCAAGGGCGGGCGCATCGGCCTGGCCTCCACCAACCGCCAGGACGACCCTCAAGGCCTGGTAGAGCGGGCCCTGGAGACTCTGGCCCTGGGACCAGAAGCCACCTTCACCCTCCCCGGCCCCCAAACTTACCCCGAGGTGCCCCTGTACGACCCGGCGGTGGAGTCCCTACCTCCCCGTTCCCTGGTCGACCTGGGACAAGAGGCCATTGAGGCCCTTTACGCCCGCTGGCCCCAGGTGCTCTGGGAGTGTCGGGTGGGCAAGACCGTCTCCACCGTTACCATCCTGAACTCCCATGGCCTCCACGCCACCTGCACCCGCACCACCACCAGCCTGGTGTTGGAGGGCTCCTGGATTCAGGACGGCGACATGGTGTTCGTGTGGGAGTCCCAGGTCTCCTGTCGGCCCATCCCCCACAGCCGGGAGGTGGTGGCCTCGCTGGACGCCCAGTTGCAGGGCGCCCAACGCCTGGTGCCCGCTCCCCAGGGGGGGGTGCCCGTGGTGTTCACCCCTAAAGCCGTGGGCAACCTGCTGATGATGCCCTTGCTGACGGGTCTGAACGGACGCACCTTGGTGCGCAAGGCCTCGCCCCTGGAGGGGAAGGTGGGTCAACCTATCGCCGACGCCCGCTTCACCCTGGTGGATGACCCCACCCTCCCTTACGCACCGGGAAGCCGACCCTTCGACGACGAGGGCCTCCCCAGTCAGCCCCTGCCCCTCATAGAACGGGGGGTTCTGAAGGGCTTCCTCTTTGACCTGCAGACGGCCAGCCTGGCCCGCACCAAGAGCACCGCCAGTGCCTCCCGCTCTGTGGGCACCCTGCCCGCCCCGGGTGCCAGCGTGGTGGTCATCGCCGAGGGGGACACACCCCTCGCCGACGCCCTGGGCAGTATCCCCGAGGGGCTAATGGTGGAGGGGGTACTAGGGGCTGGCCAGGGCAACGTCCTGGCGGGGGACTTCTCCGCCAATGTGCTCCTGGGCTTCCGTTTAGAGAAGGGAGAGGTGGTCGGACGGGTCAAGAACACTATGGTGTCGGGGAATGTGTATCATGCGTTCCAACGGCTCATCGCCGTCAGCCGTGAGCGACGCTGGGTAGGTGGCGGGCTTCTGACGCCTACCCTCGTGTGTGCCGGCGTCACCGTGGCAGCGAAGCAGTAG